In the genome of Paraburkholderia azotifigens, the window CCGGCCGCATACTGCTGGCGGCTCCCAAAGCTTGCTCCCACGCCGACCATGTCTGCAAACTGAAAGGCACTGGACATCGTATAGTGGCTGGTAATTGACGGGTGTGAAAGCAGTCGGACGCCGACTCCGGCCTCAACGAAAGGGCGAATCGCGCCACTACTTTTGATGAAACGGAAGACGGGCGTCACGCCAAACTCGAAAACATTGTCATGCGCATCCGCCTTGCTCGAGTGCCAGTAAGCAACATGCCCTTCCAAGACTGCGGCGAAATGCCAGCCACCGATCTCCCACCATGACCACTGTGGATCCCACACACCACCGAGATCTACCTTACTCTCGTGCACGTCATGACTGTTTGCGATGCCGCCCGCGACCTGTACTCCAAACTGATCCGCACGAGCAAGTCCTGGCGCGGCGAGTGAGAGCGCCATCAAGGAGGCGGCTCCAATAAGTGAACGAGACGTTGAGCTGGAGAAGCCGCGAACAATTCGATGCTTGAGGAGTCCTTTCAGATTTTTCACTTGTGTTCGATTTGGTGATAGGTTGACCTTATGCGGAACCCCGACGGGATGGGGCCTGCGCATCGACGTAACGTCGCTTTTTTACGGCTGACTGTTGGGAAGAAGCTTACCCACGTTCGAGACGTCCCGGAGCGTTGACGCGGCTATACGTGCGTATAGAAAAATTACCCCGACGTGGCCTGAACGCCCGGGCCTTCAGGCCGGGGATCGAAGCAAAGCTTGCCCAGGCCCAACGCACGCGGAAGAAGGTGCGCCTACACACGCTCCACGCGAAAATCAAAACTTACGGAAAGACCAGTTGCACAAGCTTCCACGACGCTCGTGAAGGAGTACGGCGCCATTTTCGTCGGCAATGTCAACGCTTCGGCGCTTGAGAGGACACGAATGACGAAATCCGTGCTCGACGCGGGCTGGAGGCTGTTCCTGACCATGCTGCAGTACAAGAGCGATTGCGCGGGCGTATGGTTCATTGAGGTCGTTGAAAAGTACTCAACCCAGATCTGGAGCTGCTGTAACAGGCGAAGAGAATGAGCCTGTCCGGAATGTGGCGCGTATGATCATCGTGACATCAACGCCGCAGTGAACATTCTCGTCGCGGGACGTCACCGTCTTGCAGAAGGAATCCCCGTCCTTTGCGCGCCAGGCACGGCAGCCGAAAGGCTGAGGGCGGGGAGGGCGTCAACGGTAAGCGAATTCCCAGAGGCGACCAGGACCGTGATTTTGTTTGCGGCGCCGTATGAAGCGCAAGCGAAAACCTGACGCGATTGGCGTGGTCTGAAAATCTTCGATGCCGGCCGCGACGCCGGGTGATCGGCTTTGCGGTGCGGGTACCGCTAGGTCAACCTGTGTGATTTCGGGTATGTGACGTTGAAGCAGCCGCTAATCCTAGCCTGCGCTCATGAGAGGCCGCCATCGCCCCGGTGTTATTTCCATCTTGTGGGTGAACGCGCGTCGAAATGCCGCCACGGACCGGTATCCGACTGAGTCAGCTTCGCAGGCTTTGTGAGCTTACTGGCGGCCCGGCTCATGCGGAAGTCAGTGAGCATTTCGGTGGCCGAGCGTCCGAGCTTGTCCTGAAACTGCCGCATGAAGATGGCGGATGACATGCCGCACAAGCCAGCCAGATCAGGCGGGTTCCACGGGCCTCGCTGGATCGGTGAGCAGGGCGGAAATGCCAGGCCCCGGTAGCGGATGACCAGCAAGCGCGAGCAGGCCTGCGGGGCCTGGATTCCCTCGCCGCACGCACCGTGAGTGTGAAGGGCGTAGCTGGCCGGCGATGGTGCCCATTTGCAGGGGATGGCTCACCCAGTCGACTCGAGATGTAGGAGTCCCGTAACTTGCGACGCTCTAGCATCGTATGCTGGTAGCAAACAAGTTTCCCAATGACGCTGCCGCAAAGTACGGCCAAATGGCGCCCGGTGCGCCGCAGTCCATCAACCTGGTGCTGCGACCACAAGGATGGCGAGGCGGCGAGCGAACTATGAAGTCAAGCCTGCGCGAATTATCACGTGAATTGTCTTCGATATTGAACAAACCCCGAACGATCAACGATGCGGTCGTAAAGCTGCATCGCGTTACCGTTGGATTCGTGCGTCAACCAGTGCACACGGGCCGCCCCATTGCGTCTTGCATCGACGAAAACATTCTCGATCAGCGCCCGGCCGACGCCGCGGCCACGCGCATTGTCGGCAACGAATAGGTCCTGAAGGTAGCAATAGTTGCTGGTCGTCCACGTCGATCGGTGGTAGATCAAATGCACCAGCCCTAACGCTTGTTCTCCTGCGATGGCAAGCGCTGCGTCCATTGGTTCTGCCGGATCTAAGAAGCGTGCCCACGTTCGCAGCGTAACGGTTTCCGGGATATCCACATCGTAAAATCGCTGGTAGCCTTTCCACAGGGGAAGCCAGATATCAAAATCGGCGCTCTGGACGGCACGGATCTCGAATGGTTCCATAGAATGCTCCTCAAATAAGAACGCTAGGGATGATGAGACGCGGAATGTATTCTTGCACTGACCATGATATGCGGCGATCAATAGCCGCTGTAGGCACTCTTATTCCCTTGGTCCTTCGTTATGCTGCCGTCACCTGCAGTCCGCGCTGTACTGCCGGCCGTGAGAGACCATCGTCGAGCCAGCGCTGGACGTTCTTGAACCGGTCGAACCCGACGAGTTCCCGTGCCTCATAGAAGCCAATCAGGTTGCGTACCCAGCCGAGCAGCGAGATGTCTGCAATGCTATATCCGTAGTCCATTACCCATTGACGAGTCGCCAGCCGTTCGTCAAGAACGCCGAGCAGACGTGCTGACTCGGTGGCATAGCGATCGCGCGGGCGCTTGTCCTCGTATCCCTTACCGGCGAATTTGTTGAAGAAGCCCACCTGGCCGAACATCGGACCCACACCACCCATCTGCCACATCAGCCACTGGATTGTTTCGTAGCGCGCGTTAGGATCGGCCGAGAGGAACCGTCCGGTCTTGTCGGCGAGATAGATCAGGATTGCTCCCGATTCGAACAATGCGAGCGGCCGGCCGCTCGGCCCGTTGGGATCGAAGATCGCTGGAATCTTGCCATTAGGGTTGAGCGCGATGAAAGCCGAATCCTGATTCTCGTTTGCGATGATGTCGATGCGGTGAGGCTCATAGGCGAGACCCGTCTCCTCCAGCATGATCCCCACCTTCACGCCGTTGGGTGTTGGCAGGGAAAAGAGCTGGAGCCTATCTGGGTGCTTCGCCGGCCAGCGCGTGAAAATCGAATGATTGAGTGTCACATTTTGCTCCTTGACCCGGTCGTCTCTACGGAAAGTCCGGACACCTTCCCTCGGCTCTTTCCTCTAGGTGCCCGGGCTCCGGCGTATGTGCGCATCACACGGGGCCTCCAGGGGCTCCGTGAGACGGCTCAAGCAACCGAGTAGGGTCTCAGATTGAGCCAGCCGGTGTAACGGCGGGAAAGTCTTTCTCGGGGTCAAACACGTTGTTGAAGAAGTTCGTGAGGGAATACATGGCGACTAGCGCCACGATCTCCATTACATTCGCATCCGTGTACCCGGCATCACGGACGGCTTTCAGATCTGCGTCAGTGACCTGGCCGCGTGTCTCGATGACTTTGCGTGCGAACTGGACGGCGGCGTCACGCTTCGGATCGCTCGCGTGGCCCTTTCGGGCGAGTACGACTTCTTCCGGCGGCAGCTGGGCCATATGCTTCGCCGTAAAGCTGTGGACTGACAGACAGTAGTTGCAGCCATTCACCTCGGAGACAGCCAGACCGATGCTGTCGCGCGTCTTCACGTCGAGCGCCTTACTCAAGGAACCAAGCAGGGTCGCCCACGCGTTGAATGCGATGGGGCTTTGTGCGAAGGATGCCATCATGGTCGGAGTGAATCCGATGTTTTTCGTGAAAGCATCGAGAGTAGGTTTCGACTCGGCAGGCACCTGTTCCGGTGATAGAGCAATAGTTCTCGGCATTTAAGTACTCCTGAAGTAATTAAATTTACTACTTGAAGGAAGCCCGTGTAGGAGCTGTCCGTCGGCTTACTTCGTGCCCAAGGCAGGGTCGAAGCTGGTTTGGCCTTCAAGTGGGAAGTGGTGTGCGATTGCCTCTCACTTGTCGGCCGGTTAATCTGTCGCTGTCGCCGCGGTCACCGTTGCGGCGACTCACTTATACCAGGTCCAAAACATCGGCCACGGGCCGGCGCGGCTTCTGTGCCCAGTTTCCCGCACGCTCTGTACCTACTGTCAACAACATGACCGGCACTTCATCGTCGGCCAAACCGAACTCACGGTGCACGGCTTCGGCATCGAAGCCGATCATCGGCGTAGACCCCAGTCCGAGTGAGCGGGCCGCATAGATCATCGCTGCTGCGCCAAAGGTGCCACTGCGCACTGCCTCGTCTCGCTGCCGCTGGGGGTACTCCTTATACAGGCCGCGCGCAGGGATTTCCCATTCCGGCACCATCTCTGCTGGCATGACGCCGGCTTCGACGAGAGGAGCCAGGCGATCAGGTATGACGCTCGAATCGGCCAACTGGCCACAGACGATGAAGGTAACGGCGGCATCGGTGATCGCGGGCTGATTCCAGGCGATCGGACTGAGCTTGGCCTTGGCTTCAGGTGTACGGACGGCGATGAAGCGCCAGTTCTGCAAGTGAAAGGACGTGGGCGCCGAAGTGCCGATACGCACCAGTTCGCGAATCTGTTCGTCGCTCAAGGTGGCGGCGGGGTCATAGTACTTGGCGGCGCTACGGCTCAGGATACATTCGATGACGGCATTGGTCTTGATGCTTGCGTTGGTCATGCTGACTCCTATGGTTAAAGCGACAGGTTCGACTATAAGATTGCTTTCGTTCTATGCAGAGTTGCTGTCATTCAAAGCGCTGTAGGCGTCCTGCTCGATTGAGCTGGCCCATTGAAGCCGTCGAAGGTGATCCAGACGCTGTGAACGCATTCGGGACTTTGGTGCC includes:
- a CDS encoding nitroreductase family protein; its protein translation is MTNASIKTNAVIECILSRSAAKYYDPAATLSDEQIRELVRIGTSAPTSFHLQNWRFIAVRTPEAKAKLSPIAWNQPAITDAAVTFIVCGQLADSSVIPDRLAPLVEAGVMPAEMVPEWEIPARGLYKEYPQRQRDEAVRSGTFGAAAMIYAARSLGLGSTPMIGFDAEAVHREFGLADDEVPVMLLTVGTERAGNWAQKPRRPVADVLDLV
- a CDS encoding glutathione S-transferase N-terminal domain-containing protein produces the protein MTLNHSIFTRWPAKHPDRLQLFSLPTPNGVKVGIMLEETGLAYEPHRIDIIANENQDSAFIALNPNGKIPAIFDPNGPSGRPLALFESGAILIYLADKTGRFLSADPNARYETIQWLMWQMGGVGPMFGQVGFFNKFAGKGYEDKRPRDRYATESARLLGVLDERLATRQWVMDYGYSIADISLLGWVRNLIGFYEARELVGFDRFKNVQRWLDDGLSRPAVQRGLQVTAA
- a CDS encoding carboxymuconolactone decarboxylase family protein, with translation MPRTIALSPEQVPAESKPTLDAFTKNIGFTPTMMASFAQSPIAFNAWATLLGSLSKALDVKTRDSIGLAVSEVNGCNYCLSVHSFTAKHMAQLPPEEVVLARKGHASDPKRDAAVQFARKVIETRGQVTDADLKAVRDAGYTDANVMEIVALVAMYSLTNFFNNVFDPEKDFPAVTPAGSI
- a CDS encoding zinc ribbon domain-containing protein, with the translated sequence MLQYKSDCAGVWFIEVVEKYSTQIWSCCNRRRE
- a CDS encoding acyloxyacyl hydrolase → MALSLAAPGLARADQFGVQVAGGIANSHDVHESKVDLGGVWDPQWSWWEIGGWHFAAVLEGHVAYWHSSKADAHDNVFEFGVTPVFRFIKSSGAIRPFVEAGVGVRLLSHPSITSHYTMSSAFQFADMVGVGASFGSRQQYAAGFRFQHLSNASIKEPNPGIEFEQLYVQYNF
- a CDS encoding GNAT family N-acetyltransferase, encoding MEPFEIRAVQSADFDIWLPLWKGYQRFYDVDIPETVTLRTWARFLDPAEPMDAALAIAGEQALGLVHLIYHRSTWTTSNYCYLQDLFVADNARGRGVGRALIENVFVDARRNGAARVHWLTHESNGNAMQLYDRIVDRSGFVQYRRQFT